The stretch of DNA CCAGCACAGCATCTATCACCGCGGCGGGCTTTAATTTATCCACCAGGCTCCAGGCAGGGTCCACCGCCACCGCAATGTTACCTGCATTTACAATGGCCTGAACTTCATCTACTCCATGGGCCAGTTCAGCCGTAACACCTTCTACGCTGCATTTTCCTTTGAATATAGCTTCAGCGTAAGATACCGTGCGTCTAATCACCGTGGGCTGTGCTATTTCCAGCATAACCAGCGTGAATCCACATCTGGCCAGCCTGTGGGCGGTACCACTGGCCAAATCCCCTCCGCCTTTGATAACCACCAGATTATTCAATAAAACCAACCCCCTGTTCAAACTTGATCAGCTTGCTATAATCCTCCCATGTATCAATATCAAAAACAACCCCTGCATCATCAACATCCACCCTGGCCAACTGATTTTTATTGAATTCAATAATTTTACGGGCCCCGGTATCGCCTGTAAGAGCAAATATCTCCGGAAAATATTTTTTATTGAACAACACAGGATTTCCCCTTTTGCCCCGGTAAAATGGAGCCACAATACCCTTTCCACCAAGCCTGTATTCTTCAATAATCCGGTTCACTGTCCGGGGCTTTAAAAGCGGCTGGTCACCCAGCACAAAAAGTGCCGCCCCGGCTGAATCCCCCAAAGCATTAAGTCCGGCCCGCAGGGATGTACTCTGCCCACTGGCATAATCCGGGTTATGTACAAAATTAACATCATATTCTTTTAGTGTTTCTCTAACCTCTTCCGCCCTGTGCCCCAAAACCACAAACACTTTTTCCACACCGGTCCGGCATATTGTATCGACAACGTGAGCAACAAGGGGCCGCCCCTGGTAAGACAGCAATTGTTTAGGCGTTCCCAGGCGGGATGAGATGCCTGCGGCCAGTATCACTGCATAAATCAAATACCAATACCTCCCTGACCGGAACAGTTTCATTGAGGGCGCTAATTACTACACGCCCGGCACCCCCCTTGCACAGTGAAAACGCCACTTCCCGAGCGTTTTTCAATTCCTCCGGGGAATGCACCTTATTAATAAGAGGGACCCAGCGGCTATTTCGGGGGACGTCTTTACGATAGCCCAGGGGGTGCAGCAGTATACCTGCAACCATAGAAGGAGTAACCGGCTCTCCCTCCTCAACACCCAACAGCCGGGAAACAACCTCAGGGCGGTGAATATACTCCTTAACGAGCGGTTTATACAGGCAATCAACCCCCACCACAGGAATTACCAGGGTAGACAGCCCTGGAATCACAGGTTCGCCTTGCCGGGGTGCTTTAAATGGTTTACGGGCCGCCCCGTCCGCCTCGACTAGCACTAAATCAGCCCCGGCCTGTAGTATTTGGCCAATTAAATCAGGGTCTATGCCAATAACTTTATTTTCTTGAGTAAAACCAGCACCAGCCACTACCATGGAACAGGTTTTGATTTTTTTCTCAATTCCCCGAAGAAGTTCCAACTCGTCCGGTTTCAACACAACATTAACTCCTGAAGCCGGAGCTGGCACATAAATACGGGTAGTGGTGGTTAAAACCACTTTATAACCTATATTTAGCGCCTCATTCCCAATAGCAAACATAGCGGAGGTTTTTCCCCCGCCGCCCACCAGGGCTATGACATCACCTTTTTTTATTTGAAAAGCATCGATTAATTTCATATCCGCAACCATCAATTCCTCAGTGATTCTTGTATATTACCAACGGCTTTCTTTAGGGACGTTATTGCCTTCTTCATTTTATCAGCGTTAAAAGTTTGCGTAAAGCCTACCATCCATAAAGCTGCCAAATTCCGGCCAGGCATATCGGGAATGGGAACACATACACCATTAACCCCCTGTATATATTCCTCAAAATCAGTTGCATAGCCCAATTTACGTGCTTTATCAATTTCTTTCAGTAATTGATAAGGATCAGTGATAGAGTTGGAAGTATATTGAGGAATTGACCTTGCTGCCAGTATGTTTTTTAATACAGGATCTTCAAGACCCGCAAGGAACACTTTTCCCGTAGCCCCGGAAAACAGGGGTATATTTGTACCAACCGGGGCAGTAATTTTCAAATCGGCTGGACTGTCTACCTTTTCAATAATAGTTATCCTTTGTTCGTCAAAGGTCCCTAAAAAGATGGTTTCTTTAAATTCTTCACAAAGTTCTTCCATAAATGGTCGAACTGTCATCCTTAAATCCACACCTGCCAGGGCCTTGTTTCCCAAATGAATAAGGGTGGGCCCCAGTCTGAATTTTTTGGTATAATTATCCTGTCTGATTACTTCCAAGTCTATTAAAGCTTGAATAACACCATGCACTGTGCTTTTTGATATATTTAACTTGCGCGCAATGTCACTGATTCCCAGCTGGGACTGGGCGTTGGAAATTTCTTCGATTATGGCAAATGCCTTGTATAATATTGGCGCACTGTAGCCGCTGCTTGATTTTTTTTCGCTCATGTTCTCATTCCTTCGGAAATGTTAATGCCTTGGTTATGATAAATCGGGGGCGCAAAACGCCCCCTTCCTTTATCTTCTACTTATACCCCCACTGAAACCTTTTCCTTTTCCCTTTTTTCTTTCAGAGCACGCCATACTTTTTCATAGGTAAGGGGCAAGCTATTTACCCGGATACCCATGGCATCATAGATAGCATTGGCATAGCAACCCATAGTGGGAATGGTGGCTCCTTCACCTACCTCTTTAACTCCCCAGGGACCCGCGGGTTCATAGCTTTCCACCAGCGCAGAGGTCACCTTGGGCATATCCATGGCTGTGGGCATCCGGTACTCACCCAGGTTGGGATTTAGTATTTTCCCTTGATCATCAAAGAGAACCTGCTCCCAAATGGACTCGCCCATACCCATGAAAAGTGCCCCGTGCACCTGACCGTGCAGCAGGGATGGGTTAATTACCATGCCGCAGTCATGAACATCCCACACCTCTTGCACATCAATTTCACCAGTTTCTTCATCAATTTGAACTTCACTTATCTGGGCTGCAAAACTGTAGGCCGGGGAAGTGCCCACCGGCGCCCCCTTAAATTTTCCTCCAAGTTTAGGTGGAGCATAAACTCCTTTACCCACCAGCGGTCCTTTACGGACAAAGAACTCCCTGGCTACCTCGCCAAAAGGCTTTGTTATTTCAGAATCTGATTTCACGAATATGGCGCTATCCCGGCAATCCAAATCGCTAACCTCAACTTCCATCATTTCCGCGGCCAGTTCCAACACCTGCTTTTTAACCTCTTCACCGGCTTGTTTTACGGCAGATCCCGACATGAGCGTCTGCCTGCTGGCATAGGCGCCGAAATCATGGGGGGTAGTTTCCGTATCAGCGGCGACAATCTTCATATTTTCATATCTAAAGCCCATAGCTTCTGCAGCCATCTGGCATAGTACGGTATCGGAACCCTGCCCGATATCCGTGGCCCCGGTGTATAAAGTGGCTGCGGAGCCGTCCTCATGCACCTTTATTATCGCTGAGGCATGGGGAAGATTGGTGCGGTATATGGGGTAACCTGCACCGCTGACAAAGCTTCCCACGGCGATACCAATACCCCTGCCTTTGCCAAGTTTACCTTTTTTCTGTTGCCAACCCGAAATTTCCTTGGCTTTACTAATACACTCAGCAAGTTCACAGGAATTGACCTTAAATTCATTGGGTGTGATGGTATTGGGCTGGCGGGCGTTTACCTTACGAAGCTCAATGGGATCTATCCCCAAGTCCGTTGCCACATTATCCAGATGGCATTCAAAGGCATACCTGGGCTGTGGGGCCCCGTGACCCCGCTGGGCACCACAGGCGGGTAAATTAGTATACGTCCTGATCATATCAAACTTGTAGTTAACAAAATCATAGGTAAGAGTCAGCATCGCCCCGGCATAATAGGCTGTGGCAATACCAAGGCTGGTATAGGCCCCGCCGTCCATAATAAAGTTAGCGTGCACCCCGAGTATTTTACCGTTCTTATCCACACCGGTGGTAATTTCCATTATTTGCTTATGCCGGCCCCGGTTATGAGCAAACATTTCGTGGCGGTCGTAAAACATTTTAACCGGGCGCCCGGTGATTTTGGACAATACCGCTCCGCAGAACTCCAATCCGGTGGGTTCCAGCTTTCCTCCAAACCCACCGCCTACATATGTCTTAATAACCCGTACATCCCCCATTTTCAAACCAAATTCACGGGCAATGTAATACTGAAAATAGTGGGGCGACTGGGTACTGGAATAAACGGTAAGCTTCCCACCCTCCCAAATGGATATGGCCGAGTGAGGCTCAATAGGACACTGGTAGGTGCGGTTGCCCACGAAGCGGTCTGTGCGCACATGGTGTGCCTCGGCGAAGGCTTTTTCCACATCTCCGAAATTCTGGTGGATTTCCGTATTGATGTTCCTGGGATACTCATCGTGTATCTGAGGAGCCCCTTCCTTAATGGCCTCTTCGGGATCAAAAACCGCAGGAAGAACTTCGTATTCAACTTTAATCAGTTTGAGGGCTTTATAAACGGTTTCCTCATCCACGGCAGCTATGGCGGCTACTTTATCCCCTACAAAGCGTACCTTGTCAATACAAAATATATTTTCATCCCAGCGGGCCGGGCTGATACCGTATTTCAAGCTGGGCACATCTTTATGGGTAATAACGGCCTTGACACCGGGCAGTTTTTCGGCCTCCGAAGTATCAATGCTGATTATCCTGGCATGGGCATGGGGGCTGGTAAGAATTTTGCCCACCAGCATGTTGGGAAATTTAAGGTCGCCGGTGTATTTAGCCTGGCCGGTAACTTTCACCCGGCCATCCATTTTGGGTACACTTTTGCCGATAACGGAATATTTATCACTCACAACGCTCACCCCTTCTTTTTATTCACCGGCGGCAGCCAGAATAGCTTTGACAATATTCACATATCCCGTACAGCGACAGAGGTTGCCGGCTATGGCCTCCCGGATTTCCTCTTCTGTGGGATGGGGGTTTTTAGTAAGCAGTGCCTTGGCTGACATAATCATTCCCGGTGTGCAGTAACCGCACTGCACAGCTGCATTTTCGATAAAGGATTCCTGTATTTTGTCCAGTTTTTCACTTTGGGCCAAACCCTCAACAGTGGTAATTTCGCGGCCATCCGCTTCCACCGCGAGGACAATACAGGAATTAACGGGCTTGCCGTCCATGAGAACGGTACAAGAGCCGCAGTCCCCCAGCTCACAACCTTTTTTAGTTCCCGTTAAATCGAGCTCTTCTCTTAAAAAATTAACTAATAGGGTGTTCGCCTTGACAACCCGGGTATAATTATCCCCGTTAACCTGAATGGTAACCAAATATCTTTTTACTCCGTTATTATCAATTATTGCCTGCATAATCCACCCCTCCTACACATGACCTTCATCTATGGCTTTACGGAGGGCACGTTTGGTAAATACTCTGACCATATCCCTCCGGTACTCTTCAGAGCCGCGGATATCCGAAATAGGCTTACATTCTGTGGATGCGCACACACCCACTTCTTCCAACAATTCCTCATTGACTGTTTTCCCTATGATCATAGCCTCAGCTTTTGGGGCTCTCATGGGAACCGGGCCCACGGCGCCGAGAGCAATCCTGGCATCCTTGCATACATTGCCCTCCATGGTAACCGCCACCGCTACTCCCACCACCGCCAGGGCACCCGAACGGCGCAGGCCGAATTTTATATAGGTGCTGCCTGTTAAGGGCTGGTCGGGAATTACTATTTCCGCAACTATCTCATCCTGAGCTATCCGGGTTTTACCGGGACCCACAAAGAAATCTTCCAGTGCCATTACCCTTTCACCCTGTCTCCCCACCAGGGTGATTGAAGCACCAAGTGCCATCAATATGGGCGGTAGGTCAGCAGACGGCACGGCGTTTACTATATTACCGCCTATGGTACCTACGTTTCTTATCTGATTATTCGCCATATGATGGGCAGCCTCACACAAAGAAAGATATTTTTCCTGGAGCAACAATGAATTGCAGATGTCATTGTGTGTGGCCCTGGCTCCTATTACCACGCCTTTGTCCGGTACGTATGCTATACTAGTTAGCTGGTCAAGTTGCTTGAGCGAAATAAGGACTTCAGGAGCTACCAGGCCATGCTTCATTTTATTCAAGAGGTCGGTACCCCCTGAAAGAATTTTGGCCGTTGGACCTTTTTCCGCCAGCAAGGCACAGGCCTCCTGCACGCTGGCGGGCATGTAATACTCGAAATCCGGTAAAAACATACTCTACCTCCTCAAATAAAAAAATTGTCACCCATTGTAAACGCCGTTCTGTATTGTGTACTTGCACCTATATTATGAATTATCTGAAAGTTGCTGTCAATATGTAAAACAGCTAAATCGCAAGAGAATTTGGGGAAGCAAGGGGACGGCTCTCATGCTTCCGTAGCTTAGAAAATTAATGGACGATCCTCTTGCTCCTCAGCTTACCTATGTTTGACCAAATTATTTTCATATTTTTAGTCTACATTGTCGGTTAAATGTAATTGAATTTTTTTTTAAAAAATATACAATAGTTAACTAAACAACAATAGTTAACCAAACAACAATAGTTTAAAGATTAATAACCGGTGCTTAGCGGAGGAGGTTTATATAAATTGATAAAACAAAACGATATTTTAAAGAAAATAGTTCACACGGAGGATTACCTGAATAGTTTTTTTCTGGAAAGAGAAACTTTGATCTCTTTACTGCTATTAACTATATTTTCCAAGCAAAACATGTTTATTTTAGGCAAGCCGGGTGTGGCTAAAACAGAACTAGTTAACCAGGCCTCTTTAATGATTAAAAATGCCAGAATTTTTAGATACCTCCTCACAAAATACACCACCCCGGAAGAAATTTTCGGTTCAATATCTCTTGGCAAGCTGAAAGAGGATCGCTTTTATAGAAAAATTGATAACAAATTAGCTGACGTAGAAATTGGCTTTATCGACGAAATTTTCAAAGGAAACAGCTCTATACTGAACAGCCTGCTAATGATTGCCAATGAAAAGATTTTTATTAACGATAACGAGGTAGTTAATGTACCCCTGATATCCCTGTTCGGAGCCTCCAATGAAATCCCGGACGATGAAGAAATGGAAGAATTGCAAGCCTTGTACGACCGGTTTACAATAAAATACATCGCCGAGCCCATTAAAGATTTTAGAAACTTTTCCAGGCTTCTTTTATCCGGTGATAAGCCGGCACCGGTTGCTGACAGTATGCTTCTGGATCTAGATGAATTATCGATTATATACGATGAATCACAAAACATTACACCCGACCAGGATATCTTAAACTTGATATATAAAATAAGGGAATATTGTTATGAAAATAATCATTATGTATCCGATAGAAAATTTAGGAATACCGTAAAAGTACTAAAAGTTTGTGCTTATGTTAACGGTAGGTCAAGTATTATCGCCGAAGATTTATTTATAATGCCGTATATGATTTGGGAAAAGCCAGAGGACTTTTTAACCATTAAACAGGATGTACAGAATATCTTATTTGATCATATCTTCAATAGCATCCTCTCAAAAATATCCATTAGAGTTTCTGATTCCTTTGCCAAGTTTTTGGATGACTTAATTTTATCTTCAAATAATAATTACAATGAATATACTAAGTGCTACAGCTATTTAAAACCAAAACAAAAAGAAGACTTAATTATTCAATACCAACTAATAAGAGAATATTTATATAAAATAAGTAGAATTGTTGAGCATTTGGAGGCAGAGATACTATCTTATGAAGCAAAACAGTATCTTAGAGTTAACCGTTTAATTCACCAGCAAATTAACCTGACTATCAACAACAAATTAGCGGAATTTGTTAGCTATAAAAATAAACTTGATGGATTAAATGAAAAAATTCAGTCTACACTGCACGAGGGAGACTGATTATGAACTATATAAAACATGATCAGTACGACCGGATGTATTTTAATTATCTTGAACAAAAATATGATTTAACCAACCTTGTCCAGGGTAATAAAATGAAAATACTAGACAGAGATATGTTATTCGACCTGTACAACATACTTTTTAAAGAACATCTGGAAGTACTGGCACCTAACAAACGGCAAGTTTCACGTAATGATTATATTAGGTTTTTACTTATTAACAAGATCATGGAAAGCAACTATTTAAAAAAAATTAAAAAGTATACTGTCTTTAACGAGCAAAATAGTTATTTATTTATTTCTCAGCTTCTCGATTCTTTTTCCACCTTTAGCATGTGGGAGGATGAAGATACCGGTGAGACCCAGGAACTTTTGGACTCAGTGGACCAATTGGCCAAAGAAACTAATGATAATTCCCCCGCTAAGTTAGATAACAGCAAAGAGAGAGATTCCGGGGCTGCCGGCCATGATGAAAATTTACAACAAGATACAAACAAACAATACAGTGACATAACTGATAAAATCTCTAAATATATAAACAACAACGCCACTTTTTTACAGACCCTTAACCAGTTAGGCTCATTACCCACTCCCGATAAAGTAAAAGGCATCAATACGGTTTATGATCTTAACCAACTTGCAGATAGCCTGGAAAAACTAAAAAAAGTGTTGACTATGCCCGGCTCAGGATTATCAGAAAGGCTGGAAAAAGATCTGCAAAAATTATCTTTTTATCACGGCGTACCGATAGAAAAAATAATCATCGATGAAATGGACAAATTTGCACGACAAGTCAGTCAGCAAGTAGAAAAAGATATTAACAAAAAAAAGCAATTATATGACAGTTTAAAGAAATTAAGCTCCCACAGCTACTGGGATCTGACCC from Desulfoscipio gibsoniae DSM 7213 encodes:
- the mocA gene encoding molybdenum cofactor cytidylyltransferase; protein product: MIYAVILAAGISSRLGTPKQLLSYQGRPLVAHVVDTICRTGVEKVFVVLGHRAEEVRETLKEYDVNFVHNPDYASGQSTSLRAGLNALGDSAGAALFVLGDQPLLKPRTVNRIIEEYRLGGKGIVAPFYRGKRGNPVLFNKKYFPEIFALTGDTGARKIIEFNKNQLARVDVDDAGVVFDIDTWEDYSKLIKFEQGVGFIE
- the yqeC gene encoding selenium cofactor biosynthesis protein YqeC, translated to MKLIDAFQIKKGDVIALVGGGGKTSAMFAIGNEALNIGYKVVLTTTTRIYVPAPASGVNVVLKPDELELLRGIEKKIKTCSMVVAGAGFTQENKVIGIDPDLIGQILQAGADLVLVEADGAARKPFKAPRQGEPVIPGLSTLVIPVVGVDCLYKPLVKEYIHRPEVVSRLLGVEEGEPVTPSMVAGILLHPLGYRKDVPRNSRWVPLINKVHSPEELKNAREVAFSLCKGGAGRVVISALNETVPVREVLVFDLCSDTGRRHLIPPGNA
- a CDS encoding AAA family ATPase, with product MIKQNDILKKIVHTEDYLNSFFLERETLISLLLLTIFSKQNMFILGKPGVAKTELVNQASLMIKNARIFRYLLTKYTTPEEIFGSISLGKLKEDRFYRKIDNKLADVEIGFIDEIFKGNSSILNSLLMIANEKIFINDNEVVNVPLISLFGASNEIPDDEEMEELQALYDRFTIKYIAEPIKDFRNFSRLLLSGDKPAPVADSMLLDLDELSIIYDESQNITPDQDILNLIYKIREYCYENNHYVSDRKFRNTVKVLKVCAYVNGRSSIIAEDLFIMPYMIWEKPEDFLTIKQDVQNILFDHIFNSILSKISIRVSDSFAKFLDDLILSSNNNYNEYTKCYSYLKPKQKEDLIIQYQLIREYLYKISRIVEHLEAEILSYEAKQYLRVNRLIHQQINLTINNKLAEFVSYKNKLDGLNEKIQSTLHEGD
- a CDS encoding IclR family transcriptional regulator; its protein translation is MSEKKSSSGYSAPILYKAFAIIEEISNAQSQLGISDIARKLNISKSTVHGVIQALIDLEVIRQDNYTKKFRLGPTLIHLGNKALAGVDLRMTVRPFMEELCEEFKETIFLGTFDEQRITIIEKVDSPADLKITAPVGTNIPLFSGATGKVFLAGLEDPVLKNILAARSIPQYTSNSITDPYQLLKEIDKARKLGYATDFEEYIQGVNGVCVPIPDMPGRNLAALWMVGFTQTFNADKMKKAITSLKKAVGNIQESLRN
- a CDS encoding (2Fe-2S)-binding protein, which produces MQAIIDNNGVKRYLVTIQVNGDNYTRVVKANTLLVNFLREELDLTGTKKGCELGDCGSCTVLMDGKPVNSCIVLAVEADGREITTVEGLAQSEKLDKIQESFIENAAVQCGYCTPGMIMSAKALLTKNPHPTEEEIREAIAGNLCRCTGYVNIVKAILAAAGE
- the hcrA gene encoding 4-hydroxybenzoyl-CoA reductase subunit alpha, which codes for MSDKYSVIGKSVPKMDGRVKVTGQAKYTGDLKFPNMLVGKILTSPHAHARIISIDTSEAEKLPGVKAVITHKDVPSLKYGISPARWDENIFCIDKVRFVGDKVAAIAAVDEETVYKALKLIKVEYEVLPAVFDPEEAIKEGAPQIHDEYPRNINTEIHQNFGDVEKAFAEAHHVRTDRFVGNRTYQCPIEPHSAISIWEGGKLTVYSSTQSPHYFQYYIAREFGLKMGDVRVIKTYVGGGFGGKLEPTGLEFCGAVLSKITGRPVKMFYDRHEMFAHNRGRHKQIMEITTGVDKNGKILGVHANFIMDGGAYTSLGIATAYYAGAMLTLTYDFVNYKFDMIRTYTNLPACGAQRGHGAPQPRYAFECHLDNVATDLGIDPIELRKVNARQPNTITPNEFKVNSCELAECISKAKEISGWQQKKGKLGKGRGIGIAVGSFVSGAGYPIYRTNLPHASAIIKVHEDGSAATLYTGATDIGQGSDTVLCQMAAEAMGFRYENMKIVAADTETTPHDFGAYASRQTLMSGSAVKQAGEEVKKQVLELAAEMMEVEVSDLDCRDSAIFVKSDSEITKPFGEVAREFFVRKGPLVGKGVYAPPKLGGKFKGAPVGTSPAYSFAAQISEVQIDEETGEIDVQEVWDVHDCGMVINPSLLHGQVHGALFMGMGESIWEQVLFDDQGKILNPNLGEYRMPTAMDMPKVTSALVESYEPAGPWGVKEVGEGATIPTMGCYANAIYDAMGIRVNSLPLTYEKVWRALKEKREKEKVSVGV
- a CDS encoding FAD binding domain-containing protein; translated protein: MFLPDFEYYMPASVQEACALLAEKGPTAKILSGGTDLLNKMKHGLVAPEVLISLKQLDQLTSIAYVPDKGVVIGARATHNDICNSLLLQEKYLSLCEAAHHMANNQIRNVGTIGGNIVNAVPSADLPPILMALGASITLVGRQGERVMALEDFFVGPGKTRIAQDEIVAEIVIPDQPLTGSTYIKFGLRRSGALAVVGVAVAVTMEGNVCKDARIALGAVGPVPMRAPKAEAMIIGKTVNEELLEEVGVCASTECKPISDIRGSEEYRRDMVRVFTKRALRKAIDEGHV
- a CDS encoding vWA domain-containing protein, which translates into the protein MNYIKHDQYDRMYFNYLEQKYDLTNLVQGNKMKILDRDMLFDLYNILFKEHLEVLAPNKRQVSRNDYIRFLLINKIMESNYLKKIKKYTVFNEQNSYLFISQLLDSFSTFSMWEDEDTGETQELLDSVDQLAKETNDNSPAKLDNSKERDSGAAGHDENLQQDTNKQYSDITDKISKYINNNATFLQTLNQLGSLPTPDKVKGINTVYDLNQLADSLEKLKKVLTMPGSGLSERLEKDLQKLSFYHGVPIEKIIIDEMDKFARQVSQQVEKDINKKKQLYDSLKKLSSHSYWDLTLGSLIQTNPEFCFYLANIIKRHPEILRITKLVGNLKEIRIHKQKKLHKSTYECKMNISTSNDITNLIPLELLYLDEQLEYIFYNKLIEQKFYTYDYKSRSNKGKGGIIICLDTSGSMIGDKLDLLKAIILNIALGVLRQKKYFALINFSSSMKDVLLLPHRPDLKKFINLLTSSFYGGTNFDTPIKRTLEIIENLKHHRESDILIFTDGFGKLSDEVLNKLKRSQKKYRFGLFGFLIDHTSKSSDLANCCDRIFYLSSSNLLKDILNQLGRLA